From the genome of Porphyromonadaceae bacterium W3.11:
TTTCGAGATCTTAACCCTGATGACTTACCGAAGTTAAAGGCGTACGATAAGGTCTATCTAGTGGCCTGGAGTATGGGCGTGTGTGCTGCTGATGCACTAGCTTCTTACTTACCTAAGATGACTAAAGCAGTGGCGGTGAATGGTACCGCGTTGCCTATGCATGACCAATATGGTATCCCGTATGATATATTCAAGGGCACACTTGACGGTCTGAGTGATGAGAGTAGGGCACGTTTCAATCGGAGAATGTGTGGCGGAAAAAAGCTGCTCGCTGTCTATAATTCATTTTCACAAAGGTCAACTGAAGATCTTAGAGAAGAGCTAACTATCGTGTATGAACGGGCGTTACAAATGACAGACGACACCCCACCAAATTTAGCATGGACCAATGCGATAGTGAGTGAAAAGGACCTCATAGTTCCACCCAAAAATCAAGTCGCCTACTGGACAAAGCACCACGTACCGACATATATTAAGGAAGGGGTAGGGCATTATTTTATGATGGAGTATTCAACTTGGCAGGAATTTTTAGATGACGCTAGATAAAGCATTTGTACAAAAGCGGTTTGGTCAAGCAGTCTCTAGCTATGACCGAGCGGCTACTCCACAGACTCAGATAGCAGATGTGCTAGTTGGTAGGCTCTCAGCCATTATGTTTGAGCAAGAGCATCGCCCACTCCATAAAGTATTAGAGGTTGGCTGTGGTACGGGACTCTTTTCTCAGAGGATGGTAGCTCTATTAGGTTCTGATGGTATAGATTACACATTCAATGACCTTTCACCCGAAGTAGAGATCGAGCTGGCACGGAAGCTCAAACAGTTACCCTACACCTTCCAAGCATTTGACGCAGAGCATGCAGAGTGGAGAGGAGCAGCATACGATTTAATCGCCTCCAGTAGCTGCATTCAGTGGTGGAAACGCCCTCTTTCATTCATAGACAAGGCATATAACGCTCTAAATCCACAAGGGTTAATGGTGCTAAGTACTTTCTTACCATCCAACCTGAAGGAAATACAGTCCATTCAACCCTATATCCTGCCTTATCCATCTGAGGAAGAACTGAGGGAAACGTTGGAGACGAACGGCTTTTCGCACTATGAAATGCAGAAAGAGCAAGTAACCATGTCCTTCAGTACCTTATTAGAGCTATTACGGCACCTTAAGGAGACTGGCACCAATGCCCTTAGGAGGAATGATAAAGTGTGGACCCCATCTGCACTTCTCAGATTAGAAGGGGAGTTAAGGGAGGAGCAAAGCCTATCTCAGGGTGCCCCCCTTACACTTACCTATGATGCAATAATCGTTACAGCAGTTAGATAATTATGAAACTACGTCCATTATTTACAAAGCAAGTTTACTTTGTCTCCGGTATTGATACCGATGCCGGTAAAACAATTGCCACAGGATGGCTCTCTAAGCACCTTTTAGATGAAGGTGTTAGAGTCATTACACAGAAACTAGTACAGACAGGGAATGTCGGGATGAGCGAAGATATCGAAAAGCATCGACAGATTGAGGGTAGAGCTCTTCAAGCTGTGGACATTGACCATACGACTCACCCACTACTATTCAAAAAACCTTGCTCGCCTCACATGGCAGCTGAGCTAGAGGGAACTACAGTGGATCTCTCACAGGCAGAGCACTCTACCGAGGTACTCAAAGACAAATACGAACTCATCTTATTGGAGGGTGCAGGCGGTCTGATGGTGCCGTTAAATAGAGAATTGCTTAGTATCGACTTTATAGCTAAGCATAAGTATCCTGTCATACTAGTAGCGACCGCCAAGCTAGGTAGCATTAACCACACACTCCTTAGCCTTGAGGCTCTGAAGAGCAGAAATATAGAGGTGACGGCCGTTATCTACAATGAGGGGGTAGCGACAGATGATGAAATCACTGAGGATACTCATCATTATCTTGAAGATTATATCACCAAGCACTACCCAGAGACCCAATTTCTCACACTTCCCCCTCTATGCTGAGGTGATAACCAGGAGAACTTCTAACGAAGGACGAGATACGAAGTGCTGAGGCAAAGGGAAAAAGAGAGCATCCTTTATGTCGGGGGCTCTGTCCGAATGCCGAATGCAACGCAGTTGCTTGCTATCTTTCGACACTCTTGTCGAGTGAAATCAACCTAAAACTTATAAAAAAGCGACCCCCTATAACGATTCGTCATAGGGAGTCGCTTTTTTATGAAAAACAAATAGCAGTAAAATGCCTAAACGACTATAAAATAGGAGATTACAAAAAGGCGTGGGGGCTATCATAGTGCTTGCATAACATCTCCCTGACATCACCCAAGAGACGGTTTTTTGCTAGACATAGGAAAGAGATACGTTTCCTATAGGAAGAAAAATTTTTTCCTATGAGAAGGAGAAGTGTTTCCTATAGGAAGAATTTATGCCCTTCATAAAGCCATATTTTTCTGCACTACTTATCATTTTCTTACCCCTTCAATTGCACTCCATATTAGAGAATAAGTGCGACATGCCATGCTCGCAGATTTGCTTATAAAAATGCTGAGAAGTTGAGGTTCTAAGGTGCATGCACTAAGGTTAGCAGTAGCAGGAATGAACCTAAAATTCTTGACCAAACTCTAAAGCCCAAGCAAATAGATAGATTGCGATCGCACAACACTCTCTAGCTCGCTACACCTCCACATCCAGACGATAGCCTATGCCACGAATGGTGCGAAGCCTGATCTTCCGATCGGGGGTGAGGGCTTTACGCAGTGACGATATGGCTGTGTAGAGGCTTGAGGTAGAGCTGATGGACGAGTTTTCTCCCCAAATCTTATTTATCAACTGTTCTGAGGTCACTTCTTTTCCTATATTATCTAGGAGCATCCTAAGGATAGTGATAGACTGGAGGCGATCTAATACGCTTTTAGCCAATAACTGCATTGACCATGTAAATGAGTGTAGAGCAATATAGTTGTCCTAAGATTATCAATTCAGACCACGGAGTGCAGTACACGAGCATGAAATGGGTAGAGCTATTAGAAGAGTAAGGAATAAAGATAAGTATGGATGGTAAAGGTCGTTACAAAGAAAATATTTGGATTGAACGCTTTTGGAGAAGCATAAAGCAAGAGCATATCTTTCTTAACCAAGTTGATACATTCTCCTAACACGTCTGGGAATATAGAAGTGGATTAAGTTTTACATCTTTGAAAGTCCTCACCAAAGTATCACCATTAACTGCCAGTCATGGTGTATGGAATAGTAGTAGCTGCATAAGAATAAATAATATCAATGTAAGAGAAAGAAAAATGAGTATGTTTGTAACAATGAAAGAAAAAACACTAACCAGTTGTCTAAAAATGGGGAGTACTATAATATCTCGTCTTAGCCAAATTCATCAAGAAAGTTTGAGACCGTTGTATCAAATAGGTAGATAATTACCCAATATTGAGCATTGAGCTTCCCTTTTTTTGCGGTATTTTAACATATTAGTTTAGGTCTATGGCTATTTCAGAATTAAAAATTAAAGATGTTGCATCTTACTCAAAAGAAGGAGTAACGATTGATGAAATCAAGAAATTGAACTTTTTTCTTGGCTTTAATGGTACAGGTAAATCTACGATTGCTCGTTATATTTACAATCTCTCATTGCCTAAAGAAGAACAGTCAGAAAAATTTTCTAGTTGCCTGCAAGTAGGATTTAATCCAAATGATGAAGTTATTTTTGTCTATGATGAGGAGTTTAAAAAGCGAAACTTTATTGATAAGGACACTTTAAATGGAGTGTTTTCTCTTAATGAGAAAAACGATTCAGTTGAAAGCGAGATAAAAAAACATGAAGAGTTTATAAAGAAGAGGGAGAATCAAAGACAGGGGGTAGAATTTAGACTAGAAAGAATTAGAAAAGGGATGGCTGATGAGAAGGATATTATTGTTAAACTTTGTTTTCAGCAGAGAGACAAACTTAAAGGGTTCATAAAGATGAACTTAAAATACGGAGGAAGCAAAGATCGGCACTACAAAGAACTTGTTAGTTTAAAAAATATGCCGTCTAATATATTGGACTTCGAATCTCTGCAAAATGATTATCAGCGATTATTTGAAAAACAAATAACTAAGATTGAACATAAAGTAAGTAAAGAAAAGTTAAAGGAGTTTGAAGCTTATGAGCAAAAACTTAATAAACTTCTAGGCTTAGTTATTGTAAGTGGTACTGATATTGAATTGTCTATATTAATAAACAAGTTAGGGATTGCTAGCTGGGTAAATAAAGGACGTGAATTCTTAGAGAAATCTGAAAATATATGTCCATTTTGCCAACAAGAGCTCGAGGAAAAAGAAGAATTTATTAGAAAACTAAACCTTGTTTTTGATTCAAATTATACTGAAGCGATTAATAACATCAAGGAATTAGAAAATAAATACCTTACATGTTATTCAGATATAAAGAAAATATTGGAGCAGATGACTTCAATTGATTTCCTAGCAATTGAGGTGAGAGATGTAGTCTCTAAGTTAGAAGGAATAGTTAATGGAAATATTGAATTAATAAGGGAGAAATTGTTTAGCCCTAATAAAAAAATAGTCCTTAGTTCTGCACAAGAATGTTTTGATTCAATTGAAAAGATAAATGAGAAGATTGAGAAAAACGATCAGGATGTGGAAAATTTAACTCTTTTACAGAACGAATTTACCGACAAATGCTGGAACTATATGTATAACGAGGTTAAAGACAATATTGATAAGTATGAAATAAAAGAAAAAAAAGCGGAAAGGATTGAATCGTTTTGCAAATTACGAGTAAAAGAGATAAGTGAGGATATTGAAGAATCAAGACGAGAAATCAACATGTTAAGAACACAGACTATTAACACTAAAACAGCCGTTGAAAATATAAACTCGATTCTGAAAGGTACTGGGTTTACAAGTTTTATGATTGAAGAGTTTAAAGAGAGTGATGAGGAGATTTCAAGCATCTCAAGATATCGTTTAAAAAGAGAAAATTCAGAAGGTAATCCTTATAGAACTATGAGTGAAGGAGAAAAAAGTTTGATTTCTTTTTTATATTTTCACCAGCTATGTATTGGAACGGATGATGTAGAAGCAGGAACCAGGAAAAAAATAATTGTAATTGACGATCCAATTTCAAGCTTGGATAGTAGGTCTTTATTTATTGTGTCTTCAATAGTC
Proteins encoded in this window:
- a CDS encoding DUF452 family protein, giving the protein MITKLISKEGNNNLLIYFTGWGTTPEVVAHLAIPEGWDYLTAYDFRDLNPDDLPKLKAYDKVYLVAWSMGVCAADALASYLPKMTKAVAVNGTALPMHDQYGIPYDIFKGTLDGLSDESRARFNRRMCGGKKLLAVYNSFSQRSTEDLREELTIVYERALQMTDDTPPNLAWTNAIVSEKDLIVPPKNQVAYWTKHHVPTYIKEGVGHYFMMEYSTWQEFLDDAR
- a CDS encoding methyltransferase domain-containing protein, whose product is MTLDKAFVQKRFGQAVSSYDRAATPQTQIADVLVGRLSAIMFEQEHRPLHKVLEVGCGTGLFSQRMVALLGSDGIDYTFNDLSPEVEIELARKLKQLPYTFQAFDAEHAEWRGAAYDLIASSSCIQWWKRPLSFIDKAYNALNPQGLMVLSTFLPSNLKEIQSIQPYILPYPSEEELRETLETNGFSHYEMQKEQVTMSFSTLLELLRHLKETGTNALRRNDKVWTPSALLRLEGELREEQSLSQGAPLTLTYDAIIVTAVR
- the bioD gene encoding dethiobiotin synthase yields the protein MKLRPLFTKQVYFVSGIDTDAGKTIATGWLSKHLLDEGVRVITQKLVQTGNVGMSEDIEKHRQIEGRALQAVDIDHTTHPLLFKKPCSPHMAAELEGTTVDLSQAEHSTEVLKDKYELILLEGAGGLMVPLNRELLSIDFIAKHKYPVILVATAKLGSINHTLLSLEALKSRNIEVTAVIYNEGVATDDEITEDTHHYLEDYITKHYPETQFLTLPPLC
- a CDS encoding helix-turn-helix domain-containing protein codes for the protein MAKSVLDRLQSITILRMLLDNIGKEVTSEQLINKIWGENSSISSTSSLYTAISSLRKALTPDRKIRLRTIRGIGYRLDVEV
- a CDS encoding AAA family ATPase; protein product: MAISELKIKDVASYSKEGVTIDEIKKLNFFLGFNGTGKSTIARYIYNLSLPKEEQSEKFSSCLQVGFNPNDEVIFVYDEEFKKRNFIDKDTLNGVFSLNEKNDSVESEIKKHEEFIKKRENQRQGVEFRLERIRKGMADEKDIIVKLCFQQRDKLKGFIKMNLKYGGSKDRHYKELVSLKNMPSNILDFESLQNDYQRLFEKQITKIEHKVSKEKLKEFEAYEQKLNKLLGLVIVSGTDIELSILINKLGIASWVNKGREFLEKSENICPFCQQELEEKEEFIRKLNLVFDSNYTEAINNIKELENKYLTCYSDIKKILEQMTSIDFLAIEVRDVVSKLEGIVNGNIELIREKLFSPNKKIVLSSAQECFDSIEKINEKIEKNDQDVENLTLLQNEFTDKCWNYMYNEVKDNIDKYEIKEKKAERIESFCKLRVKEISEDIEESRREINMLRTQTINTKTAVENINSILKGTGFTSFMIEEFKESDEEISSISRYRLKRENSEGNPYRTMSEGEKSLISFLYFHQLCIGTDDVEAGTRKKIIVIDDPISSLDSRSLFIVSSIVHSLILKADSNKNDFKNSSIAQVFILTHNLYFYKEVSFVRRPMCKDCTHFQLFRINGCETTIEKSTEPFPSDDYILMWNTIKKFAAETGIDEARNIMLSNTMRRIIDSYVNFTGISKGKGNPTWSSIYSLQINDPKYVVATTFISQINDESHSVLPSDSMYYSNVIRQDTSVLMESFELIFKEIGEEHFEMMMS